One window of Kryptolebias marmoratus isolate JLee-2015 linkage group LG3, ASM164957v2, whole genome shotgun sequence genomic DNA carries:
- the LOC108249916 gene encoding putative methyltransferase NSUN7 — translation MLGSASSGYVLYCTYIYDGEVRPPSLSYCCHGGSNSGTERLSPEQSHAKQGGVEGLQVSDALSDGQKKAESPREDLNLTSVMEEGIVSPQDGGHQTNKQLLPSLPPLPRLHPSPRCPVSPPSDQVYLQAAAIFQQLHKEKPAAQQLLQYEKRANVPPFENGAAATQKQAYQLAFNTLKYQDLLEDVIADSCFHTSQHIYSDLLPLAMVMLFDFQDRRFVLKERPTKDGQEAEQDVRDLETSLHRCRTKLAASLARCRVKQNLRSISCFLSDCVRTKQHRAKCLPVYAWINTLKTSLDEVCEVLKAANLVEVKNMTDLMDSAFCRDPLCPDTLVFSYRLHAFLQGCTLTATHLLNIQDRSVCVAVSVLQPLLFDKGDVLVAGSFSAVTVAHVAVVAAARSGRVLLCGADHTPSQVEGMQTLLTQMGIKNVRVLSGPFCGLNEWDATAQRLKVTVVLPQCSSSALNDPVATMHSEHGDWDLLPDLSCGSVSKKKIHSLTSQQARLLGHALSFSKVQTVVYCTRSVYPEENEQLVGRVLEKTYSHPRLLPFRVNGPIFPDDSPSGDTADSKFFKLGPSQFTNGCFVARLSRQTDPTKVESVQDVLARAAAKGLLGDVISEPSKTGKKKKSKKNRAASAASKPSSPSCQGGEEEGESGNGRDSEDTSEHEEEKDEGEPDDGEENVGERTDDKGKGEKKLRRRKRNPKQSKEAPTDAKSHKKKTKKKENQSQVKKKQVSNKPRRIPRLTLTLISSAHPSRHLSPITALAHKISGNPAVKPQQAALGSPPLSGKQSSPAPPAPATSHEAPRRQPPPTRRSRANTGGGRQTTDTGSDETC, via the exons AGAGCCCCAGAGAGGATTTGAATTTGACCTCTGTGATGGAGGAGGGGATCGTCTCTCCACAAGACGGGGGCCACCAGACTAACAAGCAGCTGCTCCCCTCCCTGCCTCCTCTGCCTCGTCTTCATCCATCCCCTCGCTGCCCCG TCAGCCCACCATCGGATCAGGTCTACCTCCAGGCGGCAGCCATCTTCCAGCAGCTGCATAAAGAAAAGCCAGCAGCGCAGCAACTTCTGCAGTATGAGAAAAGAGCGAACGTGCCACCGTTTGAGAACGGCGCCGCCGCCACTCAGAAACAAGCCTACCAGCTCGCCTTCAACACACTCAAAT ATCAGGACCTACTTGAGGACGTAATCGCCGACAGCTGCTTCCACACATCTCAGCACATC TACAGCGACTTGTTACCGCTGGCGATGGTGATGCTGTTTGACTTCCAGGACAGAAGGTTTGTGCTGAAAGAGCGACCAACAAAAGACGGGCAGGAGGCCGAGCAGGATGTCAGGGACCTGGAGACAAGTCTGCACAG GTGTAGGACCAAGCTGGCAGCCTCCCTGGCTCGCTGCAGAGTGAAACAGAACCTGCGGAGCatctcctgttttctgtctgactgtgtCAGGACCAAACAGCACCGGGCAAAATGCCTGCCAGTTTACGCATGGATCAACACACTCAAGACGAG tctTGACGAGGTGTGTGAAGTGTTAAAAGCTGCCAACTTGGTGGAAGTGAAGAACATGACTGACCTCATGGACTCAGCGTTTTGCAGGGACCCTCTCTGTCCAGACACCCTGGTCTTCTCTTATCGTCTGCATGCTTTCCTGCAGGGCTGCACCCTCACTGCCACACATCTGCTAAACATACAG gacaggagtgtgtgtgtggcagtgaGTGTGTTGCAGCCCCTGCTGTTTGATAAAGGGGACGTCCTGGTGGCAGGCTCCTTCTCAGCCGTGACCGTGGCTCACGTAGCCGTCGTAGCTGCCGCTCGCTCAGGCCGAGTGCTGTTGTGCGGCGCCGATCACACGCCTTCACAAGTCGAGGGGATGCAGACGCTGCTCACACAAATGGGAATCAAAA ACGTTCGGGTTCTGTCAGGACCATTCTGCGGTCTGAACGAGTGGGACGCCACCGCCCAGAGGCTGAAGGTCACCGTGGTGCTGCCTCAGTGTTCGTCCTCGGCCCTCAACGACCCAGTGGCTACAATGCACAGCGAGCACGGAG ACTGGGATCTACTGCCAGACTTGTCCTGCGGTTCTGTTTCcaagaaaaaaatccactcCCTGACCAGCCAACAAGCCCGGCTGTTGGGACACGCTCTGTCCT TTTCAAAGGTCCAGACGGTGGTCTACTGCACGCGCTCAGTTTATCCTGAGGAAAATGAACAGCTGGTGGGAAGAGTGTTAGAGAAAACGTACAGTCACCCCAGACTGCTGCCTTTCAG GGTGAACGGTCCGATTTTCCCCGACGACTCCCCGTCAGGAGACACGGCAGACTCCAAGTTCTTCAAGCTCGGACCGTCTCAGTTCACCAACGGCTGCTTCGTGGCCAGACTGTCGCGGCAG ACAGATCCCACTAAGGTCGAATCGGTCCAGGACGTGCTGGCAAGGGCAGCAGCAAAGGGCCTCCTGGGTGACGTCATCTCTGAACCTTCCAAGACcggtaaaaagaagaaaagcaagaaGAATCGAGCCGCTTCAGCTGCCAGCAAACCCTCATCCCCCTCCTGCCAAGGTGGGGAGGAAGAAGGGGAGTCTGGAAATGGGCGCGATTCGGAGGACACCTCAGAGCACGAAGAGGAGAAGGATGAGGGAGAGCCTGACGATGGCGAGGAGAACGTGGGTGAAAGGACAGACGACAAGGGTAAAGGAGAAAAGAAGCTGAGAAGGCGTAAGCGaaacccaaaacaaagcaaagaagcTCCTACAGATGCAAAAAGTCACAAGaagaaaaccaagaagaagGAAAATCAATCCCAGGTGAAGAAGAAGCAGGTGAGCAACAAACCAAGAAGAATACCGCGTCTCACTCTGACATTAATCTCCTCTGCACACCCGTCCCGCCACTTGTCTCCAATCACAGCCCTCGCTCACAAGATCAGCGGCAATCCAGCGGTCAAACCTCAGCAGGCAGCCCTCGGATCTCCTCCCCTCTCTGGAAAACAGTCCTCACCTGCTCCGCCTGCTCCAGCTACTTCCCACGAAGCCCCCAGGAGACAACCCCCCCCCACCCGAAGGAGCAGAGCAAACACCGGAGGAGGACGTCAAACCACAgacacaggaagtgatgaaaCCTGCTGA